The following are encoded together in the Mycolicibacterium arabiense genome:
- a CDS encoding TetR/AcrR family transcriptional regulator, which produces MRSVDDFTATARIRDAAIDLFGRDGFTVGVRAIATAAGVSPGLVIHHFGSKEGLRKACDDYVAESVYGSKSEAMQTSDPATWFAQLAEIEAYAPMMAYLMRSLQTGGDLAKALWRRMIDNAERYIEEGVRAGTVKPSPDPRGRARFLAMAGGGCFLLYLQMHDDPTNLRAVLHDYGEDMLLPALEIYTNGLMADATMYDAFRAQREQGSPLIPGEKKDDE; this is translated from the coding sequence GTGCGTTCAGTCGACGACTTCACGGCAACGGCCCGCATCCGCGACGCGGCCATCGACCTGTTCGGCCGCGACGGGTTCACCGTCGGCGTACGCGCCATCGCGACGGCCGCTGGAGTGAGCCCGGGCCTCGTCATCCACCACTTCGGCTCCAAGGAGGGCCTGCGCAAGGCGTGCGACGACTACGTCGCCGAGAGCGTGTACGGCAGCAAGAGCGAGGCGATGCAGACCTCGGACCCGGCGACGTGGTTCGCCCAGCTCGCCGAGATCGAGGCCTACGCGCCGATGATGGCGTACCTGATGCGCAGTCTGCAGACCGGCGGCGATCTCGCAAAGGCACTGTGGCGCAGGATGATCGACAACGCCGAGCGGTACATCGAAGAGGGTGTGCGGGCAGGCACCGTCAAGCCGAGCCCGGACCCGAGGGGCCGCGCGCGCTTCCTGGCCATGGCCGGGGGCGGGTGCTTCCTGCTCTATCTGCAGATGCACGACGATCCCACGAACCTGCGCGCCGTCCTGCACGACTACGGCGAGGACATGCTCCTGCCCGCACTCGAGATCTACACCAACGGGTTGATGGCCGACGCGACGATGTACGACGCCTTCCGCGCTCAGCGCGAGCAGGGTTCCCCCTTGATCCCCGGAGAGAAGAAAGATGATGAGTGA
- the rseA gene encoding anti-sigma E factor RseA, giving the protein MADPGHVFRRAFSWLPTQFASQSTDPVGPRQFGSTEHLSTEAIAAFVDGELSMKGHLRAAGHMSQCPECASAVDAQGQARTALRESHPIAVPTALLGALSQIPHSPHPDPHLDDEEHGFADDVLRDRRKRR; this is encoded by the coding sequence ATGGCCGACCCGGGGCACGTTTTCCGTCGGGCGTTCTCCTGGCTTCCCACGCAGTTCGCGTCGCAGAGCACCGATCCCGTGGGGCCGCGCCAGTTCGGCTCCACCGAGCACCTGTCGACCGAGGCCATCGCCGCGTTCGTGGACGGCGAGCTGAGCATGAAGGGCCACCTGCGCGCCGCGGGGCACATGTCGCAATGCCCAGAGTGCGCGTCGGCCGTCGACGCCCAGGGGCAGGCGCGCACGGCGTTGCGCGAGTCCCATCCGATCGCCGTCCCGACCGCACTTCTCGGTGCGTTGTCGCAGATCCCGCACAGTCCCCATCCCGACCCGCACCTCGACGACGAGGAGCATGGATTTGCTGACGACGTTCTGCGTGACCGCCGCAAGCGCCGGTAG
- the sigE gene encoding RNA polymerase sigma factor SigE: MTHGAVPQHGHDRGNSRAGEVVVRHVAKTPDIGVRKSDLEDPTTTTSTSPVFMAHLEQAGADAGQSGWVEPADELTGTAVFDATGDQSSMPSWDELVRQHADRVYRLAYRLSGNQHDAEDLTQETFIRVFRSVQNYQPGTFEGWLHRITTNLFLDMVRRRSRIRMEALPEDYDRVPADDPNPEQIYHDSRLGPDLQAALDSLPPEFRAAVVLCDIEGLSYEEIGATLGVKLGTVRSRIHRGRQALRDYLAAHSSAEDGYASHQVRSA, from the coding sequence ATGACACACGGCGCAGTCCCGCAGCACGGCCACGATCGCGGGAATTCTCGCGCCGGGGAAGTCGTTGTTCGGCACGTGGCAAAGACGCCGGACATTGGCGTCCGCAAGAGTGATCTGGAGGATCCGACGACCACCACAAGCACGTCCCCCGTGTTCATGGCTCACCTCGAGCAGGCAGGCGCTGACGCCGGCCAGTCGGGTTGGGTCGAGCCCGCCGACGAGTTGACCGGCACCGCGGTGTTCGACGCGACCGGCGACCAATCCTCGATGCCGTCCTGGGACGAGCTGGTGCGCCAGCACGCAGACCGCGTCTACCGCCTGGCCTACCGGTTGTCCGGCAACCAGCACGACGCCGAGGACCTCACCCAGGAGACCTTCATCCGGGTGTTCCGCTCGGTGCAGAACTACCAGCCGGGCACGTTCGAGGGCTGGCTGCACCGCATCACCACGAACCTGTTCCTGGACATGGTCCGTCGCCGCAGCCGCATCCGCATGGAGGCGCTGCCCGAGGACTACGACCGCGTTCCCGCCGACGACCCGAACCCCGAGCAGATCTACCACGACTCGCGGCTCGGACCGGACCTGCAGGCCGCGCTGGACTCGCTGCCTCCGGAGTTCCGTGCCGCGGTCGTGTTGTGCGACATCGAGGGTCTGAGCTACGAGGAGATCGGCGCCACGCTCGGCGTCAAGCTCGGCACGGTCCGCAGCCGCATCCACCGCGGTCGCCAGGCGCTGCGCGACTACCTCGCCGCGCACTCGAGCGCCGAGGACGGTTACGCCAGTCATCAGGTCCGTTCGGCCTGA
- a CDS encoding O-methyltransferase, translating into MASSDDAQTRPSRSESLLTHAEQSITEDAITAAARERSDDSGAGAVTPAVGALLSVLARLAGAKAVVEVGTGAGVSGLWLLAGMREDGVLTTIDVEPEHQRLAKQAFAEAGVGPSRTRLIGGRAQEVLTRLADDSYDLVFIDADPIDQPQFVAEGVRLLRAGGAIVVHRAALGGRAGDANAADKEVAAVREAARLIAEDERLTPVLIPLGDGLLAAARD; encoded by the coding sequence ATGGCCAGCTCCGATGACGCTCAGACGCGGCCGAGTCGCTCGGAGTCGCTTCTCACTCACGCCGAACAGTCGATCACCGAGGACGCGATCACCGCTGCCGCGCGGGAGCGCTCCGACGACAGCGGAGCGGGTGCCGTGACGCCCGCGGTCGGGGCGCTACTGAGCGTGCTGGCGCGGCTCGCCGGTGCGAAGGCCGTCGTCGAGGTCGGCACCGGAGCGGGGGTCAGCGGCCTCTGGTTGCTGGCGGGCATGCGCGAGGACGGCGTGCTCACGACCATCGACGTCGAACCCGAACACCAGCGCCTGGCGAAGCAGGCCTTCGCCGAGGCGGGCGTCGGGCCGTCGCGGACCCGGCTCATCGGCGGGCGCGCCCAGGAGGTGCTCACGCGCCTGGCCGACGATTCGTACGACCTGGTGTTCATCGACGCCGACCCGATCGATCAGCCGCAGTTCGTCGCCGAGGGCGTGCGGCTGCTGCGTGCCGGTGGGGCGATCGTCGTGCACCGCGCGGCCCTCGGTGGCCGTGCCGGTGACGCGAACGCCGCCGACAAGGAGGTCGCCGCGGTACGCGAGGCCGCGCGGCTCATCGCCGAGGACGAGCGCCTCACCCCGGTGCTGATCCCGCTCGGCGACGGCCTGCTCGCCGCCGCCCGCGACTAG
- a CDS encoding ABC transporter ATP-binding protein produces MSDNVNRPAVEISGLSKSFGRTRALDGLDLTVAPGDVTGFLGPNGAGKSTTIRVLLGLLRADGGTVRLLGGDPWHDAVALHRRIAYVPGDVTLWPNLTGMQAIDFLAGLRGTDAVDEKRRDQLIERFELDPHKKARTYSKGNRQKVAIVAAFSTRAKLFVLDEPTSGLDPLMEQAFQQCVREVADQGAAVLLSSHILAEVEKLCDTVTIVRAGRTVRSGSLEELRHLMRTTVTARVRGDGRGLDGEPYVHDLRDDDGLLRFAVDRGDLDRAMNRLTDLGIDELTVAPASLEDMFLREYQGADR; encoded by the coding sequence ATGAGTGACAACGTCAATCGACCCGCGGTCGAGATCAGCGGACTGTCCAAGTCGTTCGGTCGAACACGCGCGCTCGACGGACTCGACCTCACCGTCGCACCCGGTGACGTCACCGGCTTCCTCGGACCGAACGGGGCGGGCAAGTCGACCACCATCCGGGTGCTGCTCGGGCTGCTGCGCGCCGACGGCGGAACGGTCCGGCTCCTCGGCGGCGACCCGTGGCACGACGCGGTGGCCCTGCACCGCAGGATCGCCTACGTGCCGGGCGACGTCACGTTGTGGCCCAACCTCACCGGCATGCAGGCCATCGACTTCCTCGCCGGCCTGCGCGGCACCGACGCGGTCGACGAGAAGCGACGTGACCAACTGATCGAGCGCTTCGAACTCGATCCGCACAAGAAGGCCCGCACCTACTCCAAGGGCAACCGGCAGAAGGTGGCGATCGTCGCCGCATTCAGTACGCGCGCCAAACTGTTCGTCCTCGACGAGCCGACGTCGGGCCTGGACCCGCTCATGGAGCAGGCGTTCCAGCAGTGCGTGCGAGAGGTCGCCGACCAGGGCGCCGCCGTCCTGCTGTCCAGCCACATCCTGGCGGAGGTCGAGAAGCTCTGCGACACGGTCACGATCGTCCGCGCCGGACGCACCGTCAGGTCCGGCTCGCTCGAAGAACTGCGCCACCTGATGCGGACCACGGTCACCGCCCGCGTCCGCGGCGACGGACGTGGGCTCGACGGCGAACCGTACGTGCACGACCTTCGGGACGACGACGGCCTGCTGCGCTTCGCGGTCGACCGCGGTGACCTCGACCGGGCGATGAATCGGCTCACCGACCTCGGCATCGACGAACTGACCGTCGCACCGGCCTCGCTCGAGGACATGTTCCTGCGCGAGTATCAGGGCGCCGACCGATGA